A single genomic interval of Brevundimonas diminuta harbors:
- a CDS encoding response regulator, whose product MTQPVKIIMVEDDHGHAKLIEKNIRRANINNEIKHFDDGGSALDYLFSDEILTNGPLLILLDLNLPDMSGTDILEKVKANERLRRAPVVVLTTTDDKVEIQRCYDLGCNVYITKPVDYESFAGAIRQLGLFLSVIQAPEI is encoded by the coding sequence GTGACGCAACCCGTCAAAATCATCATGGTCGAAGACGACCACGGCCACGCCAAACTGATCGAAAAGAACATCCGCCGGGCCAACATCAACAACGAGATCAAGCATTTCGACGACGGCGGTTCGGCGCTCGATTATCTGTTCAGCGATGAAATCCTGACCAATGGTCCGCTGCTCATCCTGCTGGACCTCAACTTGCCGGATATGTCGGGCACGGACATTCTGGAGAAGGTGAAGGCCAACGAGCGCCTTCGCCGCGCGCCGGTGGTGGTGCTGACGACGACCGACGACAAGGTCGAGATCCAGCGCTGCTACGATCTGGGCTGCAACGTCTACATCACCAAGCCGGTGGACTATGAATCCTTCGCCGGCGCCATCCGTCAGCTGGGCCTGTTCCTGTCGGTGATCCAGGCGCCGGAGATCTGA
- a CDS encoding flagellar assembly protein FlbE, whose amino-acid sequence MTQSPEIRRLFAFDTEFDADGTVVRPGAWTPAKRSYLPTEVDALVAQGRLEAREQALSEVENIRAMALSNIAQAVASAMPTLKAVAQAHREQAADLALAAARAIAGAALDRFPHAPLKAALELLAQEIDASPRLVVRASGLDDEARGLIERACADSGFTGVVAFRDEPGMAQAAFQLEWADGRADHDPQGSADRVAEALTAALAAESGHAETLPVDRSIF is encoded by the coding sequence ATGACCCAGTCCCCTGAAATCCGGCGCCTCTTCGCCTTCGACACTGAGTTCGACGCGGACGGCACGGTCGTGCGCCCCGGCGCCTGGACGCCGGCCAAGCGCTCCTATCTGCCGACCGAGGTCGATGCCCTGGTCGCGCAAGGGCGTCTGGAAGCGCGCGAACAGGCGCTCAGCGAGGTCGAAAACATCCGCGCCATGGCCCTGAGCAACATCGCCCAGGCTGTGGCCTCGGCCATGCCGACCCTGAAGGCTGTGGCCCAGGCGCACCGCGAACAGGCCGCTGACTTGGCCTTGGCTGCTGCGCGCGCCATCGCCGGGGCCGCTCTGGACCGGTTTCCGCATGCGCCGCTGAAAGCTGCTTTGGAACTGTTGGCGCAGGAAATCGACGCCTCGCCGCGTCTGGTGGTTCGCGCCTCGGGACTGGATGACGAGGCGCGCGGCCTGATCGAGCGCGCCTGCGCCGACAGCGGCTTTACCGGCGTGGTCGCCTTCCGCGATGAACCGGGCATGGCCCAGGCCGCCTTCCAGTTGGAATGGGCCGATGGGCGCGCTGATCACGATCCGCAAGGCTCGGCCGACCGCGTCGCTGAGGCCCTGACCGCCGCCTTGGCCGCCGAGTCTGGACACGCCGAAACCCTTCCCGTCGACAGGAGCATATTCTGA
- the fliF gene encoding flagellar basal-body MS-ring/collar protein FliF: MGGFTAALQKFGIGRLAAVLGVAAGVAAVLVAVMLRVGQAPDALLYSNLDLREASEISAALDQAGIKYSSKGDGSTIMVNRDEVGTARMLVAGKGLVTSGSVGYELFDSQSVLGQTEFQQQLNEQRALQGELSRTIMSMRGITAARVHITMPRREMFTSAAGEPTAAVLVGLGGRDLTSDQVRAIRNLVASSVPNLKPDRVTVADQTNRTLAAGSDDGTFTSASAAEAKGNTESQLQARIKDIVEGVVGAGAARVQVTADIDQSRATTQEEKFDPDGQVVRSTTTNGSQSADNSVQPDGGVTATNNIPGGAAPGATPAGSTNSENAETTNYEISKTTTTTTKEPGEVKKLAVAVAVDGKWTPAKDGKGEPTYAPRTAEEIAQIKSLVAAAAGIDETRGDKIEVINVRFNHDTGIEGGLDGKSSLLDFSKNDIMRFVELGILTVVALLLIFFVLRPLLKTAAGGGANLPALAGTNGVPVTTVATTVIGPDGQPQLVQLPAPSEMEQKIDIARIEGQVKASSVKKVADFVQSHPDDAAGILRTWVAEG, encoded by the coding sequence GTGGGCGGCTTCACAGCGGCGTTGCAGAAGTTCGGGATCGGCCGTCTGGCTGCGGTCCTCGGCGTCGCCGCGGGTGTGGCCGCCGTGCTGGTCGCCGTCATGCTGCGCGTGGGGCAGGCGCCGGACGCGCTGCTTTATTCCAATCTTGATCTGCGCGAAGCCAGCGAGATCAGCGCCGCCCTGGATCAGGCCGGCATCAAATATTCGTCCAAGGGCGACGGCTCGACCATCATGGTCAACCGCGACGAGGTCGGCACGGCGCGGATGCTGGTCGCGGGCAAGGGTTTGGTCACGTCCGGATCGGTCGGTTACGAGTTGTTCGACAGCCAGTCGGTGCTGGGCCAGACCGAGTTCCAGCAGCAGTTGAACGAACAGCGCGCCCTGCAGGGCGAGTTGTCGCGCACCATCATGTCCATGCGCGGCATCACGGCCGCTCGCGTCCACATCACCATGCCGCGCCGCGAGATGTTCACCTCGGCCGCCGGCGAACCGACCGCTGCCGTTCTGGTGGGGCTGGGCGGGCGTGACCTGACCAGCGACCAAGTGCGGGCGATCCGCAACCTGGTGGCCTCGTCCGTGCCGAACCTGAAACCCGACCGCGTCACCGTGGCGGACCAAACCAACCGCACCCTGGCGGCCGGGAGCGACGACGGAACCTTTACCTCCGCGTCCGCCGCAGAGGCCAAGGGCAATACCGAGAGCCAGCTTCAGGCGCGCATCAAGGACATCGTCGAAGGCGTCGTGGGCGCCGGCGCCGCTCGCGTCCAGGTGACGGCTGATATCGATCAAAGCCGCGCTACGACCCAGGAAGAAAAGTTCGATCCCGATGGTCAGGTCGTCCGCTCGACCACGACCAACGGTTCGCAATCCGCAGACAATAGCGTCCAGCCAGACGGCGGCGTGACCGCGACCAACAATATCCCCGGCGGCGCTGCGCCCGGCGCGACGCCGGCCGGTTCGACCAACTCGGAAAACGCCGAGACGACCAACTACGAAATCTCCAAGACTACGACGACCACGACCAAGGAGCCGGGTGAGGTCAAGAAGCTGGCCGTCGCCGTCGCGGTCGACGGCAAGTGGACGCCGGCCAAGGACGGCAAGGGCGAGCCGACCTATGCGCCGCGCACGGCCGAGGAGATCGCCCAGATCAAGTCTCTGGTCGCCGCCGCCGCCGGCATCGACGAGACGCGCGGCGACAAGATCGAGGTCATCAACGTCCGCTTCAACCACGACACGGGCATCGAGGGCGGTCTGGACGGCAAGTCGTCGCTGCTGGACTTCTCCAAGAACGACATCATGCGTTTCGTCGAGCTGGGCATTCTGACGGTCGTCGCCTTGCTGCTGATCTTCTTCGTGCTGCGTCCTCTGCTGAAGACGGCGGCGGGCGGCGGGGCCAATCTGCCGGCGCTGGCGGGCACCAACGGCGTGCCGGTCACCACCGTGGCGACCACGGTGATCGGCCCGGACGGCCAGCCCCAGCTGGTTCAACTGCCGGCGCCCAGCGAAATGGAACAGAAGATCGACATCGCCCGCATCGAGGGTCAGGTGAAGGCGTCGTCGGTCAAGAAGGTCGCCGACTTCGTTCAGTCGCATCCCGATGACGCGGCCGGCATTCTGCGGACCTGGGTGGCCGAAGGCTGA
- the flhA gene encoding flagellar biosynthesis protein FlhA, which yields MKDGMARPTGRDVIGWLNRGEVLMAVGVIGVIMLLILPVPKFLLDLLLAFSLVSSVLILMTAVMMKRPLDFAIFPTVLLVSTLFRLGLNLASTRLILTHGQEGHDAAGQVINAFGQLMMGGNFIIGVIIFAIILVVNFVVITKGSTRIAEVSARFTLDSMPGKQMAIDADLSSGLITEDQAKLRRKELEQESTFFGAMDGASKFVRGDAVAGLIITFINAIGGILIGTLQHGMPAMEAANTYVQLTIGDGLVTQVPAIIISIAAGFLVSKAGVEGTADKAMVTQLATNPVSLGVVSGAAGLIGLIPGMPLIPFAALAIGSGFMAWRLGRNRLKPQPTEAEIAAAAAAAKPKEDVEEPIANVLTIDEVKIELGYSLLSLINDLEGRRLTDQIRALRRSLAQEYGFVIPQVRILDNMRLPTQGYAIRIKEMETGAGEVRLGHLMAMDPAGRQVELPGEHMREPAFGLPATWIEEGLREEATFRGYTLVDPSTVLTTHLTEILKDNMADLLSYAEVQKLLKELGAEEKKLVEELVPSVVTVTTLQRVLQSLLREKVSIRDLPAILEGLAEAAPHSSSVTTLVEHVRARLGRQLCWQNKDGEGALPIVTLSPEWENAFAESLIGNGEDKQLAMAPSRLQDFIRAVRDTFERIAMTGENPVLLTGPMTRPYVRSIIERFRGQTVVMSQNEIHPKARLRTLGQV from the coding sequence ATGAAGGACGGCATGGCGCGCCCTACGGGACGCGACGTGATCGGCTGGCTGAACCGCGGCGAAGTGCTGATGGCGGTCGGCGTGATCGGCGTGATCATGCTGCTGATCCTGCCGGTGCCCAAGTTTCTGCTGGATCTGCTGCTGGCCTTCTCGCTGGTGTCCAGCGTGCTGATCCTGATGACCGCAGTGATGATGAAGCGGCCGCTGGACTTCGCCATCTTCCCGACGGTGTTGCTGGTCTCGACCTTGTTCCGTCTCGGTCTGAACCTGGCCTCCACGCGCCTGATCCTGACCCACGGCCAGGAAGGTCACGATGCGGCCGGTCAGGTCATCAACGCCTTCGGCCAGCTGATGATGGGCGGCAACTTCATCATCGGGGTGATCATCTTTGCGATCATTCTGGTGGTGAACTTCGTCGTCATCACCAAGGGTTCGACCCGGATTGCCGAAGTGTCCGCCCGCTTCACCTTGGACTCCATGCCGGGCAAGCAGATGGCCATCGACGCCGATCTGTCGTCGGGCCTGATCACCGAGGACCAGGCCAAGCTGCGTCGCAAGGAGCTGGAGCAGGAATCGACCTTCTTCGGCGCCATGGACGGCGCCTCCAAGTTCGTGCGTGGCGACGCCGTCGCCGGGCTGATCATCACCTTCATCAACGCCATCGGCGGCATACTGATCGGCACGCTACAACACGGCATGCCGGCGATGGAGGCCGCCAACACCTATGTCCAACTGACCATCGGCGATGGTCTGGTGACTCAGGTGCCGGCCATCATCATCTCGATCGCCGCGGGCTTCCTGGTGTCCAAGGCCGGCGTCGAAGGCACGGCGGACAAGGCGATGGTGACGCAGCTGGCGACCAATCCCGTGTCGCTGGGCGTGGTGTCGGGCGCCGCCGGTCTGATCGGTCTGATCCCCGGCATGCCGCTGATCCCGTTCGCGGCCCTGGCCATCGGCTCGGGCTTCATGGCCTGGCGGCTGGGCCGCAATCGCTTGAAGCCTCAGCCGACAGAGGCGGAGATCGCGGCGGCGGCTGCGGCCGCAAAACCCAAGGAAGACGTCGAAGAGCCAATCGCCAACGTGCTCACCATCGACGAGGTGAAGATCGAACTCGGCTATTCGCTGCTCAGCCTGATCAACGATCTTGAAGGGCGCCGCCTGACCGACCAAATCCGCGCGCTGCGCCGATCGCTGGCCCAGGAATACGGCTTCGTCATTCCCCAGGTGCGCATCCTCGATAACATGCGCCTGCCGACCCAGGGTTACGCCATCCGCATCAAGGAGATGGAGACGGGGGCGGGCGAGGTGCGGCTGGGCCACCTGATGGCGATGGATCCGGCCGGTCGCCAGGTCGAACTTCCGGGCGAGCATATGCGCGAACCCGCCTTCGGCCTGCCGGCGACCTGGATCGAGGAAGGTCTGCGCGAGGAGGCGACGTTCCGGGGCTATACGTTGGTCGATCCGTCGACGGTCCTGACGACCCATCTGACCGAGATCCTGAAAGACAATATGGCCGATCTGCTGTCCTACGCAGAGGTGCAGAAGCTGCTGAAGGAACTGGGCGCCGAAGAGAAGAAGCTGGTCGAGGAACTGGTGCCCAGCGTGGTCACCGTCACGACGCTGCAGCGGGTGTTGCAGTCTCTCCTGCGCGAGAAGGTGTCGATCCGCGACCTGCCGGCGATCCTGGAAGGCCTGGCCGAGGCCGCGCCGCACAGCTCCAGCGTCACGACCCTGGTCGAACACGTTCGTGCGCGCCTGGGCCGCCAGCTGTGCTGGCAGAACAAGGACGGCGAAGGGGCCCTGCCCATCGTCACCCTGTCGCCGGAATGGGAAAACGCCTTCGCCGAAAGCTTGATCGGCAATGGCGAGGACAAGCAGCTGGCCATGGCGCCGTCCCGCCTCCAGGACTTCATCCGCGCCGTGCGCGACACCTTCGAGCGGATCGCCATGACGGGCGAGAATCCGGTGCTGCTGACTGGCCCGATGACGCGGCCCTATGTGCGATCGATCATCGAACGTTTCCGCGGCCAGACCGTCGTGATGAGCCAAAATGAAATCCATCCCAAGGCCCGGCTGCGGACCCTGGGCCAGGTCTGA
- a CDS encoding sensor histidine kinase, whose translation MSPNPRSQWSRLRDFMRTPSLARSMSAMLVLVFGLLILVNATTFVMIQRTASVNQTIEHAQQMRRAARTTLIAMLNAETAQRGFLLTGRSDFLEPYRKAQADMAPALAFLDEGAALDPTLKATVDPIHRLADRKWAEMERTVLLAQQGRIGQSIQSVRSGEGKRYMDELRAAIDTFDALKSRRIEDRRIASERSGVLTVAMNAIAGLLVIILALLSAWLVRRYVAEIQAARATLDAANASLEDKVRERTGDLMRANEEIQRFAYIVSHDLRAPLVNVMGYTSELEQAGKIVDKAIYEAEKTRVVDPEIVTAVREEMPEAIGFIRASTEKMDRLINAILKLSREGRRNLLPEPLDMTTMAQNIANSVHHQTEASGARIEVQSLPEIESDRISMEQIVGNLIDNAVKYLDHDRPGEIVVSGEDVPGGWVVYRIADNGRGIAPRDHERIFELFRRSGKQDRSGEGLGLAFVRNSVRRLGGTIDVESELGKGSTFLLKFPKRLILSEPGGAL comes from the coding sequence ATGAGTCCGAACCCCCGATCCCAATGGTCGCGCCTGCGCGACTTCATGCGTACGCCGTCGTTGGCCCGGTCCATGTCGGCGATGCTGGTCCTTGTGTTCGGGCTGTTGATCCTGGTCAATGCGACGACGTTCGTGATGATCCAGCGCACGGCGTCGGTGAATCAGACCATTGAACACGCCCAGCAGATGCGCCGGGCGGCGCGCACGACCCTGATCGCCATGCTGAACGCCGAGACGGCCCAACGCGGTTTCCTGTTGACCGGGCGCAGCGACTTCCTCGAACCCTATCGCAAGGCGCAGGCGGACATGGCGCCGGCCTTGGCCTTCCTGGATGAGGGGGCGGCGCTTGACCCGACCCTGAAGGCGACCGTCGACCCCATTCATCGCCTAGCCGATCGCAAATGGGCGGAGATGGAGCGCACCGTGTTGCTGGCCCAGCAGGGACGGATTGGTCAGTCGATCCAGTCCGTGCGCTCGGGCGAGGGCAAGCGCTATATGGACGAGCTGCGCGCGGCTATCGACACGTTCGACGCACTGAAATCCAGACGGATCGAGGATCGACGCATCGCCTCGGAGCGGTCCGGGGTTCTGACGGTGGCCATGAACGCCATAGCGGGGCTTCTGGTCATCATTCTGGCCTTGCTGTCGGCTTGGCTTGTGCGGCGTTATGTGGCCGAGATTCAGGCGGCTCGCGCGACGCTCGACGCCGCCAACGCCAGCCTGGAGGACAAGGTTCGCGAGCGCACCGGCGACCTGATGCGCGCCAACGAAGAGATTCAGCGCTTCGCCTATATCGTCAGTCATGACCTGCGTGCGCCGCTGGTCAACGTCATGGGCTACACCTCCGAACTGGAGCAGGCGGGCAAGATCGTCGACAAGGCGATATACGAGGCCGAGAAGACGCGCGTGGTCGATCCCGAGATCGTCACCGCCGTGCGCGAGGAAATGCCCGAGGCCATCGGCTTCATCCGCGCCTCGACCGAGAAGATGGACCGGCTGATCAACGCCATCCTGAAGCTGTCGCGTGAGGGGCGTCGCAACCTGCTTCCAGAGCCGCTGGACATGACGACGATGGCTCAGAACATCGCCAACAGTGTCCATCACCAAACCGAAGCCTCAGGGGCGCGCATCGAGGTGCAGTCGCTGCCGGAGATCGAGAGCGATCGCATTTCGATGGAGCAGATCGTCGGCAATCTGATCGACAACGCCGTCAAATATCTGGATCACGACCGCCCGGGCGAGATTGTCGTATCGGGCGAGGACGTGCCGGGCGGCTGGGTCGTCTACCGGATCGCGGACAACGGCCGGGGCATCGCCCCGCGCGACCACGAGCGGATCTTCGAACTCTTCCGCCGCTCCGGAAAGCAGGACCGTTCCGGCGAAGGTTTGGGGCTGGCGTTCGTCAGAAACAGCGTGCGCCGCCTGGGCGGCACCATCGACGTGGAGTCCGAGCTGGGTAAAGGCTCGACTTTCCTGCTCAAATTCCCCAAACGACTGATCCTGTCTGAACCCGGAGGCGCGCTGTGA
- the fliN gene encoding flagellar motor switch protein FliN produces MASDDLALEEFSGLSGLPPLDDSGEKSAADLATVFDVPVNISAVLGKSHMSVAQLLKLNKGSVLELDRKVGEAIDIFVNNRLIARGEVVVVDDRLGVTMTEIIKTEDSGA; encoded by the coding sequence ATGGCATCCGACGACCTGGCGCTGGAGGAATTCTCCGGCCTTTCGGGCCTGCCGCCCCTGGACGACAGCGGCGAAAAGAGCGCCGCCGACCTGGCCACCGTCTTCGACGTGCCGGTCAACATCTCGGCCGTTCTGGGCAAGTCGCACATGTCGGTGGCCCAACTGCTGAAACTGAACAAGGGCTCGGTGCTGGAGTTGGACCGCAAGGTCGGCGAGGCGATCGACATCTTCGTCAACAACCGCCTGATCGCGCGCGGCGAGGTCGTCGTCGTCGACGACCGGCTGGGCGTGACCATGACAGAAATCATCAAGACCGAGGATAGCGGCGCCTGA
- the fliG gene encoding flagellar motor switch protein FliG has translation MAKLVNKKASIDDPNKLSGPEKAAVILLALGEEHTALWERLDDDEVKEISQAMATLGNVSAEAVEALMIEFVSGLSGSGSVMGSYEQTQKLLAAFLPKDRVDGLMEEIRGPAGRTMWDKLGNVNEAVLANYLKNEYPQTVAVILSKVRSDHAARVLTSLPEDFALECVQRMLRMEPVQREILDKIEATLRTEFMSNLARTSKRDSHEMMADIFNSFDRQTEARFIGALEERNRESAERIRALMFVFEDLSKLDPGGVQTLLRAVDKDSLGLAMKGASEGLREMFFSNMSERASKIMREDMESMGPVRLKDVDAAQMAMVQVAKDLAAKGDIMLAGQGADDELIY, from the coding sequence ATGGCGAAGCTGGTCAACAAGAAAGCTTCGATCGACGATCCCAACAAGCTGTCGGGACCGGAGAAGGCCGCCGTCATCCTGCTGGCGCTGGGTGAAGAGCATACCGCCCTGTGGGAGCGGCTGGACGACGACGAGGTCAAGGAAATCTCCCAGGCCATGGCGACCCTAGGCAACGTCAGCGCCGAGGCCGTCGAGGCCCTGATGATCGAGTTCGTCTCGGGCCTGTCCGGCTCGGGCTCGGTCATGGGCAGCTACGAGCAGACGCAAAAGCTGCTGGCCGCCTTCCTGCCCAAGGATCGCGTCGATGGCCTGATGGAAGAGATCCGGGGGCCGGCCGGTCGCACCATGTGGGACAAGCTGGGCAATGTGAACGAGGCCGTTCTCGCCAACTATCTGAAGAACGAATATCCCCAGACCGTCGCCGTCATCCTGTCCAAGGTGCGCTCGGACCACGCCGCCCGCGTCCTGACCAGCCTGCCGGAAGACTTCGCCCTGGAATGCGTCCAGCGGATGCTGCGCATGGAGCCCGTGCAGCGCGAGATCCTGGACAAGATCGAGGCGACGCTGCGCACCGAATTCATGTCGAATCTGGCGCGCACCTCCAAGCGCGACAGCCACGAGATGATGGCCGACATCTTCAACAGCTTCGACCGCCAGACCGAGGCCCGCTTCATCGGGGCTCTGGAAGAGCGCAATCGTGAATCGGCCGAACGCATCCGCGCCCTGATGTTTGTCTTCGAAGACCTGTCCAAGCTGGACCCAGGCGGGGTGCAGACCCTGCTGCGCGCCGTGGACAAGGATTCGCTGGGCCTGGCGATGAAGGGCGCGTCCGAAGGACTGCGCGAGATGTTCTTTTCCAACATGTCCGAACGCGCGTCCAAGATCATGCGCGAAGACATGGAGTCGATGGGGCCGGTGCGTCTGAAGGATGTCGACGCCGCCCAGATGGCCATGGTCCAGGTCGCCAAGGATCTGGCCGCCAAGGGCGACATCATGCTGGCCGGTCAGGGCGCCGACGACGAGTTGATCTACTGA
- the bla gene encoding class A beta-lactamase, with translation MRAPVERRRVLTGLAALSAVACSPRAESRPAAPAPVSDEVIDLSDLETRNGGRLGFVVQDAATGRKLVWRGDERFVYCSTFKMYLAAATLLRVQAGQERLDRRIPITAADMINHAPVTEPAVGSSLTVEQLLKGAVEVSDNPAANLLLKAMGGPSAMQTFYRGIGDDSTRSDRFEPEMNRLDGDKDTILPNQSVANLQRLFLDPASPLTAASRALLLQWMTDTPTGQNRLRTGAPADWRVAHKTGTGGYGPTNDIGLLYPPNGQPVIVAAYYHATGATSDDANAAVIAEATRRALKVLGRG, from the coding sequence ATGCGCGCACCCGTGGAGCGCCGACGCGTCCTGACGGGGTTGGCCGCCTTGAGCGCGGTCGCCTGTTCGCCGCGCGCGGAATCACGCCCTGCGGCGCCCGCCCCTGTGTCAGACGAGGTCATTGACCTGTCGGACCTTGAAACGCGCAATGGCGGTCGTCTCGGCTTCGTCGTTCAGGACGCGGCGACAGGGCGAAAGCTGGTTTGGCGCGGCGACGAACGCTTCGTCTATTGCTCGACCTTCAAGATGTATCTGGCCGCCGCCACGCTTTTGCGGGTGCAGGCCGGGCAAGAGCGCTTGGATCGCCGCATCCCGATCACGGCGGCTGACATGATCAACCACGCTCCGGTCACCGAGCCCGCCGTCGGCTCCAGCCTGACGGTCGAGCAGTTGCTGAAGGGCGCGGTGGAGGTCAGCGACAACCCCGCCGCCAATCTGTTGCTGAAGGCCATGGGCGGGCCGTCGGCGATGCAGACCTTCTATCGCGGCATCGGCGACGACAGCACTCGCTCGGACCGTTTCGAGCCGGAGATGAATCGTCTGGACGGCGACAAGGATACGATCCTTCCCAACCAGTCGGTCGCCAATCTCCAGCGTCTTTTTCTGGATCCCGCCTCGCCCCTGACCGCAGCGTCACGCGCCCTGTTGCTGCAATGGATGACCGATACGCCCACGGGTCAGAATCGTCTTAGGACTGGGGCGCCTGCGGATTGGCGGGTAGCGCACAAGACGGGGACGGGAGGCTATGGGCCGACCAATGACATCGGCCTGTTGTATCCGCCGAACGGCCAACCCGTGATTGTCGCCGCCTATTACCATGCGACTGGGGCGACGTCGGACGACGCCAATGCGGCCGTGATCGCCGAGGCGACGCGTCGCGCACTGAAGGTCTTGGGTCGTGGCTGA
- a CDS encoding sigma-54-dependent transcriptional regulator FlbD, producing MRLLVVGRLSGQLASAVKMAMAHGAKVNHVERADQATEQLRRGQGADLLMVDYQLDIAALIAANEAERITIPVVAFGVDADAREAAAAIKAGAKEFIPLPPDAELIAAVLSAVADDEKPMISADPSMKAVLQLADQVARSEASILITGESGVGKEVMARYLHEHSRRSERPFISVNCAAIPDNLLESELFGHEKGAFTGAVARRIGKFEEADGGTLLLDEISEMDARLQAKLLRAIQERVIDRVGGSKPVSVNIRIIATSNRDLAKAVAEGTFREDLLYRLNVVNLRLPSLRERPGDIVVLADHFIKKYAAANGVPVRPISAAARQAISAHRWPGNVRELENAMHRAVLLATGPEIDVDAIRLPDGQPLGGMGAGMMAGQAYEAPQAGVAARAAQAANAVTRSFVGQTVAAMEKTLILDTLTHCLGNRTHAANILGISIRTLRNKLNEYADEGTAIPAPMSGVSASGYAA from the coding sequence ATGCGTCTTCTGGTGGTAGGCAGACTGAGCGGCCAGCTCGCTTCGGCGGTGAAGATGGCCATGGCGCACGGCGCCAAGGTCAATCACGTCGAGCGCGCCGACCAGGCGACCGAGCAACTGCGCCGTGGGCAGGGCGCCGACCTGCTGATGGTCGATTATCAACTGGACATCGCCGCCCTGATCGCCGCCAACGAGGCCGAGCGGATCACCATTCCGGTCGTGGCCTTCGGCGTCGACGCCGATGCGCGAGAGGCGGCCGCCGCCATCAAGGCCGGCGCCAAGGAGTTCATTCCGCTTCCGCCGGACGCCGAACTGATCGCCGCCGTCCTGTCGGCCGTCGCCGACGACGAAAAGCCGATGATCTCGGCCGACCCGTCGATGAAGGCGGTGCTGCAACTGGCCGATCAGGTCGCGCGCTCGGAAGCCTCGATCCTGATCACCGGCGAAAGCGGCGTCGGCAAGGAGGTGATGGCGCGGTATCTGCACGAGCATTCGCGCCGGTCCGAGCGCCCCTTCATCAGCGTCAACTGCGCCGCCATTCCCGACAATCTGCTGGAATCCGAACTGTTCGGTCACGAGAAGGGCGCCTTCACCGGCGCCGTCGCGCGCCGCATCGGCAAGTTCGAGGAGGCCGACGGCGGTACGCTTCTGCTGGACGAAATCTCCGAGATGGACGCCCGGCTTCAGGCCAAGCTGCTGCGCGCCATCCAGGAGCGCGTCATCGACCGCGTCGGCGGCTCCAAGCCGGTCTCGGTCAACATCCGCATCATCGCCACCTCGAACCGCGATCTGGCCAAGGCCGTGGCGGAAGGCACCTTCCGTGAGGACCTGCTGTATCGCCTGAACGTGGTGAACCTGCGCCTGCCGTCCTTGCGCGAGCGGCCCGGCGACATCGTGGTTCTGGCCGACCACTTCATCAAGAAATACGCCGCCGCCAACGGCGTGCCGGTGCGTCCGATTTCGGCCGCCGCGCGTCAGGCCATTTCGGCCCACCGCTGGCCGGGCAACGTCCGCGAGCTGGAAAACGCCATGCACCGCGCGGTGCTGCTGGCCACCGGCCCCGAGATCGACGTCGACGCCATCCGCCTGCCGGACGGTCAGCCGCTGGGCGGCATGGGCGCCGGCATGATGGCGGGACAGGCCTATGAGGCGCCGCAAGCCGGGGTGGCCGCCCGCGCCGCCCAGGCGGCCAACGCCGTGACCCGCAGCTTCGTGGGTCAGACTGTGGCGGCGATGGAGAAGACGCTGATCCTGGACACCCTGACCCACTGCCTGGGCAATCGCACCCATGCGGCCAACATCCTGGGCATCTCGATCCGCACCCTGCGCAACAAGCTGAACGAATACGCCGACGAGGGCACGGCCATTCCGGCGCCGATGAGCGGCGTTTCCGCCTCGGGCTACGCGGCCTGA